A window of the Rhizobium brockwellii genome harbors these coding sequences:
- the hemH gene encoding ferrochelatase translates to MTTDISLRPADHPAVKFGKVGVLLVNLGTPDGTDYTSMRRYLREFLTDRRVIEWSPWRWYPILFGIVLNTRPQKVGKAYELIWNKEKNESYLRTYTRNQSELMAERLKDLDNVKVDWAMRYGTPSIASRIDALKEEGCDRIVLFPLYPQYAAATTATVNDKAFQKLLSMRWQPALRTVPAYHDDETYIEALAASVERHLSALDWKPEMLLASFHGIPMSYFKQGDPYHCQCQKTGRLLRERLGLTKENFMVTFQSRFGPEEWLQPYTDKTVEKLGKDGVKRIAVINPGFVSDCLETLEEIAEQAAHSFHENGGEKFTHIPCLNDGEDGMKVLEKVVRRELQGWI, encoded by the coding sequence ATGACAACAGATATTTCACTCCGCCCGGCCGATCATCCGGCCGTCAAATTTGGTAAGGTCGGTGTGCTGCTGGTCAATCTCGGCACGCCTGATGGCACTGATTATACCTCGATGCGCCGCTATCTCAGGGAATTCCTGACCGATCGCCGCGTCATCGAATGGTCGCCCTGGAGGTGGTATCCGATCCTGTTCGGCATCGTGCTCAACACCCGCCCGCAGAAGGTCGGTAAGGCCTATGAGCTGATCTGGAACAAGGAGAAGAACGAAAGTTATCTGCGCACCTACACCCGCAACCAGTCGGAGCTGATGGCCGAGCGCCTGAAGGATCTTGATAACGTCAAGGTCGACTGGGCGATGCGCTACGGCACGCCGTCGATCGCCTCGCGCATCGACGCGCTGAAAGAAGAAGGCTGCGACCGGATTGTGCTCTTCCCGCTCTATCCGCAATATGCGGCGGCGACGACCGCCACCGTCAACGACAAGGCCTTCCAGAAGCTGCTCTCGATGCGCTGGCAGCCGGCGCTGCGCACCGTTCCCGCCTATCATGACGACGAGACTTATATCGAAGCGCTCGCCGCGTCCGTCGAAAGGCATCTTTCGGCCCTCGACTGGAAGCCCGAGATGCTGCTCGCCTCCTTCCACGGCATACCGATGTCCTATTTCAAGCAGGGCGACCCCTACCACTGTCAGTGCCAGAAGACCGGCCGGCTGCTGCGCGAACGGCTCGGGCTCACCAAAGAAAACTTCATGGTCACCTTCCAGTCCCGCTTCGGGCCGGAGGAATGGCTGCAGCCCTATACCGACAAGACGGTGGAGAAACTCGGCAAGGACGGCGTCAAACGCATCGCCGTCATCAATCCCGGCTTCGTCTCCGACTGTCTGGAGACGCTGGAGGAGATCGCCGAACAGGCTGCCCATTCCTTCCACGAAAACGGCGGCGAGAAGTTCACGCATATCCCCTGCCTCAACGATGGCGAAGACGGCATGAAGGTGCTGGAAAAGGTCGTCCGCCGCGAACTGCAGGGCTGGATCTAG
- the galU gene encoding UTP--glucose-1-phosphate uridylyltransferase GalU → MAQHNKVRKAVFPVAGLGTRFLPATKAVPKEMLTVVDKPIIQYVVDEAIEAGIEHLVFVTGRNKHVIEDYFDIHFELEQTLRERAKKAEITLLAQQLPKAGTVSFTRQQEPLGLGHAVWCAREIVGDEPFALLLPDMIMKGDKGCMKGMIDLYAQSGGNIIAVEECAPDQAHKYGIVGVGEAIGDGFRITGMVEKPAKGTAPSNFFINGRYILQPEIFKILETQERGAGNEIQLTDGMLKLLKEQDFAGYHFRGATYDCGAKDGFILANVAFALERADIRPSVEGGFRELLAGLK, encoded by the coding sequence GTGGCTCAACACAACAAAGTTCGTAAAGCAGTATTTCCGGTTGCCGGGTTGGGAACGCGATTCCTGCCGGCGACAAAGGCTGTTCCGAAGGAAATGTTGACCGTCGTCGACAAGCCAATCATTCAATATGTCGTCGATGAGGCGATCGAGGCCGGGATCGAACATCTGGTCTTCGTCACCGGACGCAACAAGCACGTCATCGAAGATTATTTCGACATTCATTTCGAGCTGGAGCAGACGCTGCGCGAGCGCGCCAAGAAGGCGGAAATTACCCTTCTCGCCCAGCAATTGCCGAAGGCCGGCACGGTGAGCTTCACCCGCCAGCAGGAGCCGCTCGGCCTCGGCCACGCCGTATGGTGCGCCCGTGAGATCGTCGGCGACGAGCCCTTCGCGCTGCTGCTGCCCGATATGATCATGAAGGGTGACAAGGGCTGCATGAAGGGCATGATCGATCTCTATGCCCAGAGCGGCGGTAATATCATCGCCGTCGAGGAATGCGCGCCGGATCAGGCGCATAAATACGGCATCGTCGGCGTCGGCGAGGCGATCGGCGACGGCTTCCGCATCACCGGCATGGTGGAAAAGCCTGCCAAGGGGACGGCGCCTTCCAATTTCTTCATCAACGGCCGCTATATCCTGCAACCTGAGATCTTCAAGATCCTCGAAACCCAAGAGCGCGGCGCCGGCAACGAGATCCAGCTCACTGACGGTATGCTGAAACTGCTGAAGGAACAGGATTTCGCCGGTTACCACTTCCGCGGCGCGACTTACGACTGCGGCGCGAAGGACGGCTTCATCCTGGCAAACGTCGCCTTCGCCCTCGAACGTGCCGATATCCGCCCCTCCGTCGAAGGCGGCTTCAGGGAACTGCTTGCCGGCCTGAAGTAA
- a CDS encoding glutamate synthase subunit beta: protein MGKVTGFLEIDRQVAKYQPASDRIRHFREFTIPMSDPEVQKQAARCMDCGIPYCHGPTGCPVHNQIPDWNDLVYNNNWEAAIQNLHSTNNFPEFTGRVCPAPCEEACTLNLEDAPVAIKTVEQAIADKAYELGFIRPQPATVHTGKKVAVIGSGPAGMAAAQQLGRAGHEVHLYERETKPGGLLRYGIPDFKMEKNFIDRRVEQMKGEGVTFHCGVNVGVDVKVEQLLIDHDAVLYCGGSETPREAGIPGTELAGVHDAMPYLVQQNRRVGRENIDSVGWPSDPILAGAKHIVVVGGGDTASDCVGTAFRQGAVRVTQLDIRPQPPEKEDKLAVWPFWATKMRTSSSQAEGAVREFQVATLEFVGEDGVLTGVKCCEVDERRRPVPGTEFVIRADLAFIAIGFRGPFTGSVLKELDGKLTLNTDKRGSTNVVANDRDYKTSVDKFWTAGDVRRGQSLVVWAIREGRQAARAIDEELMGSTVLPN, encoded by the coding sequence ATGGGTAAGGTAACAGGGTTTCTGGAAATCGACCGGCAGGTGGCGAAGTACCAGCCGGCGTCGGATCGTATCCGTCATTTCCGCGAGTTCACGATCCCGATGTCGGACCCGGAAGTGCAGAAACAGGCCGCACGCTGCATGGACTGTGGCATCCCCTATTGCCACGGCCCGACCGGCTGCCCTGTTCACAACCAGATTCCCGATTGGAACGACCTCGTCTACAACAACAACTGGGAAGCGGCGATCCAGAACCTGCATTCGACCAACAACTTCCCTGAGTTCACCGGTCGCGTCTGCCCGGCGCCCTGCGAGGAAGCCTGCACGTTGAACCTCGAGGATGCGCCGGTCGCCATCAAGACGGTCGAGCAGGCGATCGCCGACAAGGCCTATGAGCTCGGCTTCATCCGTCCGCAGCCGGCCACGGTCCATACCGGCAAGAAGGTCGCCGTCATCGGCTCCGGCCCCGCCGGCATGGCGGCCGCCCAGCAGCTCGGCCGCGCCGGTCACGAGGTGCATCTCTATGAGCGCGAGACCAAGCCGGGCGGACTGCTGCGTTACGGCATTCCCGATTTCAAGATGGAGAAGAACTTCATCGACCGCCGCGTCGAGCAGATGAAGGGCGAGGGCGTCACCTTCCATTGCGGCGTCAATGTCGGCGTCGACGTCAAGGTCGAGCAATTGCTCATCGATCACGACGCCGTGCTTTACTGCGGCGGCTCCGAGACGCCGCGCGAGGCGGGCATTCCGGGCACCGAACTTGCGGGCGTGCATGATGCGATGCCCTATCTGGTGCAGCAAAACCGCCGCGTCGGGCGTGAAAACATCGACAGCGTCGGCTGGCCGTCGGATCCGATCCTTGCCGGCGCCAAACATATCGTCGTGGTCGGCGGTGGCGATACGGCTTCGGACTGTGTTGGCACGGCGTTCCGCCAAGGCGCCGTCAGGGTCACCCAGCTCGACATCCGGCCGCAGCCGCCGGAGAAGGAAGACAAGCTTGCCGTCTGGCCCTTCTGGGCGACGAAGATGCGCACCTCTTCCTCGCAGGCCGAGGGCGCCGTGCGTGAATTCCAGGTGGCCACTCTTGAATTCGTCGGCGAAGACGGTGTGCTGACCGGCGTCAAGTGCTGCGAGGTCGACGAGCGCCGGCGGCCGGTTCCAGGCACGGAATTCGTCATCCGGGCCGATCTCGCCTTCATCGCCATCGGTTTCCGCGGCCCGTTTACCGGAAGCGTACTGAAGGAGCTCGACGGCAAGCTGACGCTCAACACCGACAAGCGCGGCTCGACCAACGTCGTCGCCAACGATCGCGACTACAAGACTTCGGTCGACAAGTTTTGGACGGCAGGCGATGTACGCCGTGGCCAATCGCTGGTGGTCTGGGCGATCCGTGAAGGCCGGCAGGCAGCGCGCGCCATCGACGAGGAATTGATGGGCTCGACCGTCCTGCCGAACTGA
- a CDS encoding NfeD family protein, producing the protein MLAKIVAELGPWSWWVAGLVLLAAEMIVPGFFLVWIGLAALIVGALSLLFWDSAFWVWELQAILFALLAVATTFAGRRLTLRNATTDEPFLNQRGASLVGRTATLHEPIREGRGRIRLDDTLWQVMGPDLPVGTQVKVVSSNGRDLTVEPV; encoded by the coding sequence ATGCTGGCGAAGATCGTCGCCGAACTCGGTCCGTGGAGTTGGTGGGTCGCGGGCCTCGTGCTGCTCGCCGCGGAAATGATCGTTCCCGGCTTCTTCCTGGTCTGGATTGGCCTTGCCGCCTTGATCGTCGGCGCGCTGTCGCTGCTTTTCTGGGACAGCGCCTTCTGGGTCTGGGAGTTGCAGGCAATCCTTTTTGCGCTTCTCGCCGTTGCCACGACCTTCGCCGGCCGCCGGCTGACGTTGCGCAATGCGACGACCGACGAGCCCTTTCTCAATCAGCGCGGCGCCAGCCTCGTCGGCCGCACGGCGACGCTGCACGAACCGATCCGCGAAGGTCGCGGCCGCATTCGCCTCGACGATACGCTATGGCAGGTGATGGGACCGGACCTGCCCGTCGGAACGCAGGTGAAGGTGGTGTCGAGCAACGGCCGCGACCTGACGGTCGAGCCGGTCTGA
- a CDS encoding KpsF/GutQ family sugar-phosphate isomerase, translated as MNRRAINLVENSVLESAKRTIETERRGLEALERAFDDGLAGPFTRAVEVIGDISGRVIVTGVGKSGHIGAKLAATFASTGTPAFFVHAAEANHGDLGMIARDDVVLAISKGGESAELKSIISFTRRFSIPLIAITCSEGSSLAAAADIVLLMPNEQEACPNGLAPTTSTLMQLAIGDALAVALLEARGFTATDFHVFHPGGKLGASLMHVGDVMHTGERLPLVAKGTPMPEAITVLSRKHFGCVGVLDEDGRLCGIVTEGDMARNLTRNLAELAVDDIMTRTPKTVKQTVLATAALALLNQHHIGALIVIDDDRRPVGLVHFHDLLRIGVA; from the coding sequence ATGAACAGAAGAGCGATCAACCTCGTTGAAAACAGCGTGCTCGAGTCGGCAAAACGTACGATAGAGACCGAAAGACGCGGTCTTGAAGCGCTCGAACGGGCTTTTGACGATGGATTGGCCGGCCCTTTCACGCGGGCCGTCGAAGTCATCGGCGACATCTCCGGGCGCGTGATCGTCACCGGCGTCGGCAAGAGCGGGCATATCGGTGCCAAGCTCGCGGCAACATTCGCTTCAACAGGAACGCCCGCCTTTTTCGTGCATGCGGCAGAGGCCAATCACGGCGATCTCGGCATGATCGCGCGCGATGACGTCGTGCTGGCAATTTCCAAAGGCGGCGAGAGCGCCGAGCTCAAAAGTATCATTTCCTTCACGCGACGCTTCTCCATTCCGCTGATCGCGATCACCTGCAGCGAAGGTTCCTCGCTTGCGGCCGCCGCCGATATCGTCCTCCTGATGCCGAACGAACAGGAGGCCTGCCCCAATGGGCTGGCGCCGACGACCTCGACGCTGATGCAGCTTGCAATCGGCGACGCGTTGGCGGTGGCGCTTTTGGAGGCGCGCGGCTTTACCGCCACGGATTTTCACGTCTTCCATCCGGGCGGCAAGCTGGGCGCGAGCCTGATGCATGTCGGCGATGTCATGCATACCGGCGAGCGGCTGCCGCTCGTTGCCAAGGGTACACCGATGCCGGAGGCGATCACGGTGCTGTCGCGCAAGCATTTCGGCTGCGTCGGCGTGCTTGATGAGGATGGGCGGCTCTGCGGCATCGTCACCGAAGGCGATATGGCACGCAACCTGACGCGCAATCTTGCCGAGCTTGCCGTCGACGACATCATGACGCGGACGCCGAAGACGGTGAAGCAGACGGTGCTGGCAACCGCAGCCCTGGCGCTGCTCAACCAGCATCACATAGGTGCGCTGATCGTCATCGACGACGACCGCCGGCCGGTCGGGCTGGTGCATTTCCACGACCTGCTGCGGATCGGCGTCGCCTGA
- a CDS encoding lytic murein transglycosylase, with translation MTQNHKNSLRGLALALVVAAQVALVPDNAKADSRFQKWIADFYQTAAQSGISKATYQKAFSGVSEPDPTVLEKAAYQPEFTSKIWDYVDSRVNPYTVKIGREMAAKHARTLAAIEQRFGVDKTILLAIWSMESNYGAVLDKDDRLHYVPRALATLAYADPSRAKFAKKQLVAALKILQNGDVPAREMTGSWAGAMGHTQFIPTSYLLYAVDADGNGHRDIWNSVPDALATSANLLMKNGWDTGKTWGYEVVVPAAAAKQAGKSHTLAQWAALGLTRPNGKAFRESATKAVLKMPAGPSGPGFLMTANFYTIKNYNASDSYALAVGLLADQIAGYGGMQQRWPRPDGALDITEKFELQTRLKTLGYYSGEVDGNFGSGSKAAISAVQSRIGMQPDGEPSLPLLNALRR, from the coding sequence ATGACCCAGAATCACAAAAACTCCCTTCGTGGTCTTGCTCTCGCCCTCGTTGTCGCTGCCCAGGTGGCACTGGTCCCCGACAACGCGAAAGCTGATTCCCGCTTCCAGAAATGGATCGCGGATTTTTACCAAACTGCCGCTCAGAGTGGCATCAGTAAGGCAACCTATCAAAAGGCCTTTTCCGGGGTGAGCGAGCCCGATCCGACCGTGCTCGAAAAGGCCGCCTACCAGCCGGAATTCACCTCGAAGATCTGGGACTATGTCGATTCCCGCGTCAACCCCTATACGGTCAAAATCGGCCGCGAGATGGCCGCCAAGCACGCAAGGACGCTCGCTGCAATCGAGCAGCGTTTCGGCGTCGACAAGACCATTTTGCTGGCCATCTGGTCGATGGAATCGAATTACGGCGCGGTTCTCGACAAGGACGACCGGCTGCACTACGTGCCGCGCGCCCTTGCAACGCTTGCCTATGCTGATCCGAGCCGCGCCAAATTCGCCAAGAAGCAGCTGGTCGCCGCGCTGAAGATCCTGCAGAACGGCGACGTGCCGGCACGCGAGATGACCGGCTCCTGGGCCGGCGCGATGGGCCACACTCAGTTCATTCCGACAAGCTACCTGCTTTATGCCGTCGATGCCGACGGCAACGGCCATCGCGATATCTGGAATTCTGTGCCTGACGCGCTGGCGACCTCGGCCAATCTCCTGATGAAGAACGGCTGGGACACCGGCAAGACCTGGGGCTACGAGGTGGTCGTTCCCGCCGCAGCCGCCAAGCAGGCCGGCAAGAGCCACACGCTGGCCCAATGGGCGGCACTCGGCCTGACACGTCCGAACGGCAAGGCTTTCCGCGAGAGCGCCACCAAGGCCGTGCTGAAGATGCCGGCCGGGCCCAGTGGCCCAGGCTTCCTGATGACCGCCAACTTCTACACCATCAAGAACTACAATGCCTCGGATAGCTACGCGCTTGCCGTCGGCCTGCTGGCCGACCAGATCGCCGGCTACGGCGGCATGCAGCAGCGTTGGCCGCGCCCGGACGGCGCACTCGACATTACCGAGAAATTCGAGCTGCAGACCCGTTTGAAGACGCTCGGCTATTACAGTGGCGAGGTCGACGGTAATTTCGGCTCGGGTTCGAAGGCGGCGATATCAGCCGTGCAGTCGCGCATCGGCATGCAGCCGGACGGCGAGCCCTCGCTGCCGCTTCTGAACGCACTTCGTCGCTAG
- a CDS encoding SPFH domain-containing protein, giving the protein MLFGGFDIVVIVLVIFVILVLFAGIKTVPQGYRYTIERFGRYTRTLEPGLNLITPFIERVGAKLNVMEQVLNVPTQEVITKDNASVSADAVSFYQVLNAAQAAYQVSNLENAILNLTMTNIRSVMGSMDLDELLSNRDAINDRLLRVVDEAVHPWGIKVTRVEIKDIQPPRDLVDAMARQMKAEREKRAQVLEAEGSRNAQILRAEGAKQSAILQAEGQREAAFRNAEARERLAEAEAKATKMVSEAIAAGDIQAINYFVAQKYTEALTSIGSAPNSKIVMMPMEASSILSSLGGIGAIAREVFGDAGNSPSTPLPVPPRPRPAPARSTPPINPSTPNPFNPEQER; this is encoded by the coding sequence ATGCTGTTCGGCGGCTTCGACATCGTCGTGATCGTACTGGTCATCTTCGTCATCCTGGTACTCTTTGCCGGGATCAAGACCGTGCCGCAGGGCTACCGCTATACGATCGAGCGCTTCGGGCGTTATACCCGCACGCTGGAGCCGGGCCTCAACCTCATCACCCCCTTCATCGAGCGCGTCGGCGCCAAGTTGAACGTCATGGAGCAGGTGCTGAACGTGCCGACCCAGGAGGTGATCACCAAGGATAATGCCTCGGTTTCTGCCGATGCCGTCTCCTTTTACCAGGTGCTGAACGCCGCCCAGGCTGCCTATCAGGTCTCCAACCTCGAAAACGCCATCCTCAATCTGACGATGACCAACATCCGCTCGGTCATGGGTTCGATGGATCTCGACGAATTGCTCTCCAACCGCGATGCGATCAACGACCGGCTGTTGCGCGTCGTCGACGAAGCCGTGCATCCCTGGGGCATTAAGGTCACCCGCGTCGAGATCAAGGACATTCAGCCGCCGCGCGACCTCGTCGATGCGATGGCCCGCCAGATGAAGGCCGAGCGCGAGAAGCGCGCCCAGGTGCTGGAGGCCGAAGGCTCGCGCAATGCGCAGATTCTGAGGGCCGAAGGCGCCAAACAATCCGCCATCCTGCAGGCCGAAGGCCAGCGGGAAGCCGCCTTCCGCAACGCCGAAGCCCGCGAACGCCTGGCCGAGGCCGAAGCCAAGGCGACGAAGATGGTCTCTGAAGCGATCGCCGCCGGTGACATCCAGGCGATCAACTATTTCGTCGCCCAGAAATATACCGAGGCGCTCACCTCGATCGGTTCGGCGCCCAATTCCAAGATCGTGATGATGCCGATGGAAGCCTCTTCCATCCTGAGCTCGCTCGGTGGTATCGGCGCCATTGCCCGCGAAGTCTTCGGCGATGCCGGCAACAGCCCGTCAACGCCGCTGCCGGTACCGCCGCGTCCGCGCCCCGCACCGGCGCGCTCGACGCCGCCGATCAATCCATCGACCCCCAATCCTTTCAATCCCGAGCAGGAGCGCTAA
- a CDS encoding SGNH/GDSL hydrolase family protein, whose protein sequence is MPADAELPMTKKIDRTRKIRWLVLALAAASLCLGVSAPVHVAEAQEQRYQRRSIFDFFLGRRYLDDAPQAPDVQQPRRQQRKRPPAQKAIVNTRTAPPVRAPVEEEPAVQKLGDARKILIVGDFLASGLGDGLTAAFETSPGVVVEARGNVSSGLVRDDYYDWPEQLPKMIDELKPAMVVVMIGANDRQQMVTDTAKEKFRTDGWFTEYRRRVLSFGKEVTDRKIPLLWVGLPAFESDSMTADAVQMNQLYRNQVESVGGEFVDIWDGFVDENGNFIVTGSDVNGQQVRLRTSDGINLTQAGRRKLAFYVEKPARRLLGAQASPDLVRLDSSNLPGLGLPANPVEHTVPISLSDPNLDGGGELLGARPPPMALTRSPRDLLVEQGEMTPAPPGRVDDYRLPAVKAPAEVSVK, encoded by the coding sequence ATGCCGGCAGATGCGGAACTGCCCATGACGAAGAAAATTGATCGGACCCGTAAAATCCGTTGGCTCGTGCTCGCCCTGGCGGCGGCTTCGCTATGCCTTGGCGTGTCTGCGCCGGTGCATGTCGCCGAAGCCCAGGAGCAGCGCTATCAGCGCCGGTCGATCTTCGATTTCTTCCTTGGCCGGCGCTATCTCGACGACGCCCCGCAGGCCCCTGACGTCCAGCAGCCGAGACGCCAGCAGCGCAAACGCCCGCCGGCGCAGAAAGCCATCGTCAATACCCGCACCGCGCCGCCGGTCCGCGCTCCCGTTGAGGAGGAGCCGGCCGTACAGAAACTTGGCGACGCCCGAAAGATCCTGATCGTCGGCGATTTTCTGGCCAGCGGCCTCGGCGACGGCCTCACCGCCGCCTTCGAGACCTCGCCGGGTGTCGTCGTCGAAGCCCGCGGCAACGTCTCATCGGGTCTTGTCCGCGACGATTATTATGACTGGCCGGAACAGCTGCCGAAGATGATCGACGAGCTGAAGCCGGCAATGGTCGTCGTCATGATCGGTGCCAACGACCGCCAGCAGATGGTGACCGACACCGCCAAGGAAAAATTCCGCACCGATGGCTGGTTCACCGAATACCGCCGCCGCGTGCTTTCCTTCGGCAAAGAGGTCACTGACCGCAAGATCCCGCTGCTCTGGGTCGGTCTTCCCGCCTTCGAATCCGATTCGATGACGGCCGATGCCGTTCAGATGAACCAGCTCTACCGCAACCAGGTCGAAAGCGTCGGCGGTGAATTCGTCGATATCTGGGATGGTTTCGTCGACGAAAACGGCAACTTCATCGTCACCGGTTCGGATGTGAACGGCCAGCAGGTGCGCCTGCGCACCTCCGATGGCATCAACCTTACCCAGGCTGGCCGGCGTAAGCTTGCCTTCTATGTGGAAAAACCGGCCCGGCGTCTGCTCGGCGCCCAGGCAAGCCCCGATCTGGTCCGCCTCGACTCCAGCAATCTGCCCGGCCTCGGCCTTCCCGCCAATCCGGTCGAACATACCGTGCCGATCAGCCTCTCCGATCCCAATCTCGACGGCGGCGGCGAGCTTCTCGGCGCCAGGCCGCCGCCTATGGCTTTGACGCGGTCGCCGCGCGACCTGCTGGTCGAGCAGGGCGAAATGACGCCAGCACCTCCCGGCCGCGTTGACGATTACCGCCTGCCTGCCGTAAAGGCGCCGGCCGAAGTCTCGGTCAAATAA
- a CDS encoding outer membrane beta-barrel protein produces the protein MGQPKQTSSVTPLRAMSRAVYFAVLGTLLLSQTAAFAQSASQPANSRSTASQDNRATNNAASAAGFDDETGDTTTPAANGATVNADDAQQRPAIPDAQAGDDITGSILDEDIRRLNTREAPIDETLPRRRAAESASTEETPGIPIGTFVLRPSVTQSINTETTKDGNTRQRRAFLETDAAATLTSDWGRHQLTVTSEGAWQRNISGEGEEQPSFKVNGDLRLDLPDETTAHLTAGYNFYREDTDDPDAIADAAQQSDVQEFSAGASIQRDFGILRGTTALALTRSIYSDAKLANGTTIALSDRNQTTGTLRGRVGYELSPALIPFIEATIGRSVYDETRDSAGYERSGHSYGAKAGVEVDLGEKLKGEVGVGYEMADFEDSRLSSIDTATLDASLLWSPIRGTDVNLDLQTSIQPSTTAGESGYVSHALTTTVTHQLRDNLVGTMIGGVIWRDYPTDSTINDELVYTAATGLTWNINRYLDLTSTLGYELTTRKEGSDSQQWRAGVGLKLKR, from the coding sequence ATGGGCCAGCCAAAACAGACGAGCAGTGTGACGCCGCTCCGCGCCATGAGCCGTGCCGTCTATTTTGCCGTGCTGGGTACCCTGCTTCTCAGCCAGACGGCAGCCTTCGCGCAGTCCGCCTCGCAGCCGGCAAACAGCCGCTCCACCGCCTCTCAGGACAATCGCGCCACCAACAATGCCGCATCGGCCGCCGGTTTCGATGACGAGACCGGCGATACCACCACTCCTGCGGCAAACGGCGCGACTGTGAACGCGGACGATGCCCAGCAGCGGCCCGCCATACCGGATGCACAGGCCGGCGACGACATTACCGGCTCCATCCTCGACGAGGACATACGCCGGCTGAACACCCGCGAAGCGCCGATCGATGAGACGTTGCCGCGCCGCAGGGCTGCCGAGAGCGCCTCGACAGAGGAAACGCCAGGAATCCCGATCGGCACTTTCGTGCTCCGCCCGAGCGTCACCCAGAGCATCAACACCGAGACCACTAAGGACGGCAATACCAGGCAGCGGCGTGCTTTTCTGGAAACGGATGCGGCAGCGACACTGACTTCCGACTGGGGTCGGCACCAGCTGACCGTCACCTCGGAAGGCGCCTGGCAGCGGAATATCAGCGGCGAGGGCGAGGAGCAGCCTTCCTTTAAAGTCAACGGCGATCTCAGGCTGGATCTTCCCGACGAGACGACCGCGCACCTTACCGCTGGCTATAATTTCTACCGCGAGGATACAGACGATCCCGACGCCATCGCCGATGCCGCACAGCAGTCGGACGTGCAGGAATTTTCGGCCGGCGCCTCCATCCAACGCGATTTCGGCATCCTGCGCGGCACGACGGCCCTGGCGCTGACCCGCTCGATCTATTCGGATGCCAAGCTTGCGAACGGCACCACCATCGCCCTCAGCGACCGTAACCAGACGACGGGCACGCTGCGCGGCCGCGTCGGCTACGAACTGTCTCCCGCGCTCATCCCCTTCATCGAGGCAACGATCGGCCGTTCGGTCTATGACGAAACCCGCGACTCCGCCGGTTACGAGCGCTCCGGCCATAGCTATGGCGCCAAGGCAGGCGTCGAGGTCGATCTCGGTGAAAAGCTGAAGGGTGAAGTCGGCGTCGGCTATGAGATGGCGGATTTTGAAGACAGCCGGCTATCCTCGATCGATACCGCCACGCTCGATGCGAGCCTGCTCTGGTCGCCGATCCGTGGCACCGATGTCAATCTCGACCTGCAGACGAGCATCCAGCCCTCGACCACGGCAGGCGAAAGCGGCTACGTCTCGCACGCGCTGACGACGACGGTCACCCACCAACTGCGCGACAATCTGGTCGGGACGATGATCGGCGGGGTCATATGGCGCGATTATCCCACGGACAGCACCATCAACGACGAGCTCGTCTATACCGCTGCGACCGGCCTGACCTGGAACATCAACCGCTATCTCGATCTGACCAGCACACTCGGCTACGAGCTGACGACGCGCAAGGAAGGCAGCGATTCGCAGCAATGGCGAGCCGGCGTCGGTCTCAAGCTGAAACGCTAA